In Sphaerisporangium krabiense, the DNA window GCGGCCCTGGGCCAGTTCGGCGTTGACCCAGGAGAACGTCTCCAACGGGCCGATCAGGAACAGCGCGAGGCCGACCGCCGAGACGAGCTGTCCGAGGCTGATGTCCCCCTGCACGGCGAGCCGTCCGCCGACGAGCGCGACGACGGCGATGAAAAGCCCGGTCAGGGCGACGACGACGCCGTTCTGGACGGCCTCGGCGCGCGTCGCCCGCAGCGTGGCGGCGAGCGAGGCGCGGCTGGTGCGCCGGTAGCGGGCGACCGCGGCCGCCTCCGCGCCGAGGCCCTTGAGGACGCGCAGGCCGGCGACCAGGTCGGCGGCGACGCCGGAGGCGTGCGCGGCGCGTTCCTGCTCGGCCTCGCTGCGGCGTTCGAGCGGCTTGCTCAGCAGGTGGCCGAGCCAGAGGAGCACCGGCGTGCCGGCCAGCACGGTCAGGCCGAGCGGCACCGAGGTGCGCAGCAGCGCCACCGCGCCGACCAGCACCCCGGCCAGTGCCGACACGCCGAACATCACCGCCATGTTGACCACGCCGACGCGCCGGGCGTCCTCGGTGGCGATCGAGGTGAGGGCGCCGGGCGGCCTGCCGGTCTCCGCGCCGCCGCCCGGGTGCAGGACGCGCTGGACGAGCACGACCCGCAGCAGGTGGGCGGCCTGCTCGGCGGCCCGTTCCCCGGCGCGGGCGCCGAAGCGGAAGCCGAACGACAGGGCGACGTAGACGACGGCGAGGACGGCCAGCCACCACAGCAGCGCCCCGGCGTCGCCCTTCGCCACGGCCCGGTCGACCACGACGCCGATCAGGACGGGGACCAGCGCCTCGCCGGCCTGGTGCACGCAGCCGAGCGCCGAGCCGGCGGCCACGCCGCGCCACTGGCCCTTGATCGAACGGGCCAGTACCTGCCGCCCTGTCGTGCCCACACGTCTCCCTCAAGAACCGCCCGCCACAAACTTAGGTAAGGCTACACTAAGTAATATTGGCGGAAAGAGACCCCCATCCTGGTCGGGCCGGCACAGGAGGGCGCGACGGCATCCGGGGCCGGGAAGGGGAGCGGCGTCAGAACCCGTCGGCGGGCATGAGGAAGTCGCCCCTGGGCGTGGTCGCGGCGGCCTGAGGCCTCCCCGTATGGTCCGTCACCGCCCG includes these proteins:
- a CDS encoding ABC transporter ATP-binding protein; translated protein: MGTTGRQVLARSIKGQWRGVAAGSALGCVHQAGEALVPVLIGVVVDRAVAKGDAGALLWWLAVLAVVYVALSFGFRFGARAGERAAEQAAHLLRVVLVQRVLHPGGGAETGRPPGALTSIATEDARRVGVVNMAVMFGVSALAGVLVGAVALLRTSVPLGLTVLAGTPVLLWLGHLLSKPLERRSEAEQERAAHASGVAADLVAGLRVLKGLGAEAAAVARYRRTSRASLAATLRATRAEAVQNGVVVALTGLFIAVVALVGGRLAVQGDISLGQLVSAVGLALFLIGPLETFSWVNAELAQGRASAARVAAVLSAPLAVSGGEPAPEPALVQGTVRLRGVVYGGLRGLDLDVAAGEILGVAVTGPSDATALLRLLDRRADPDEGVVELDGVPLRDLDPAGLRTVVLVAEHDAELFAGTLHENVAAPGASATERAKRGGGAEAAVQDEVGWAMRAAAADEVARALPDGAASVIGERGRSLSGGQRQRVALARALAARRPVLVLHDPTTAVDAVTEARVAAGIRETRAGRTTILVTTSPALLAAADRVVLLHEGRVTASAPHAELLRHHAPYRTAVLA